The segment TGCAGAAAGAAAGTGATGATTACTCTCACCACGACGTAACGTGCCATAAACAAAAACCAGATGCTGCATAACAAGCCTCTTTAATTGAATTCAAATTGGTAAAGCAAGTCCACGGCACTGTCTAAGCCAGAAACCGCTTCTAAGTAGAGATCTTTCATCAAACGATAACGCACAGTGAATTCGCCCACTGAGTCAAAAATCCCCACCCCATATTTCACCTGTAAGCCCGGTAAAACATAGCCACTCACGGTGACTTGCGAATCATCGCCAGAACCTGCCGTATCCAATTGGAGATCTTGTACCCCAAAAGCTTCACCGATTTCGCCAACCACTTTACCGCTTTTGGCTAGACTCAAGCCAATCAACGTCGTGGTCATCGCGTTACCACCCGCTTCACCATCAATATCTTGCCCCCGCAATAGATACGAAAGCGCATTAGCTTGTGGCATGGCAGGATCGGAAAAAATCGTCAGTTGCGGATCATCCGCCGGACCGGTAACTTGCACCCCTGCAGTAACATCGTCTTGAGTATTATCCGGGTTACGAATCGCTTTAATTTGTACATAAGGTTGATCGGCGGGACCATTCATTAAGATCTTACCTTCGGTGATCAACAAGTCTTGACCGAATGACTTATACGAACCGTCCTCGATATTCACCTCACCGACAATAAATGGACCTTTATTCTTCTGAGTCACATTAAGATCACCGATTAAGCCACCTTCCAAACCAAATGCCGATAATTTGAAATCATCGCCAATCTTAATGTTGATATTGGTCTCGATATCAAACGGAACCGTCGTATCTTCTTTAATTGGCTTGCCTTGCGCATCGACGATCACTTGATCTTTTGACACACTGACCGCACTTGGTGGCAGTTCATCAATCACAATTCGTCCCCAAGGCAACGCTATCTTGCCATCAATACGCGCATGTTTGGGTGAAGCGGAGATGGTCATATCTGGGATCACTTTGATCTTGACCATCGGCGGTACCACCACCTTGAGTTCTTCCGCATACACTCGCATTTGGCTGCGCCAATCTTTGAGATCTTGCCAATTGGCATCACCGATCACTTTTAGCTGACCATCTGGGGTTTGTAGTGCCGCATCAATGGTTGCGTCATAACCGGTAAAGTTTAACGTCAAACCACCTGAATCAACTTCAATCGGAGAAATGTCGCCTTTAAGCAACATATCGTCGATCTTAAACTGACCATTCACACGTGGATGAAGCAGCGGTCCCGAAATTTTGAGGTCGGTTTCGATATTCGACTTTAACTGACTATATTCTCCCACTAAGACATTGAGGAAATCTAAATTGAACGTCCCCAACGCCAATCGTCCATCGATCTGTTTATCTTGCGCTTGAATATCAGGAATTGTCAGTTCACCGCTGATATCGCCATTGTCAGTAATATCAAACACCCAATCAGCCTGAAGTCGACCATTGGCTATGGTGGTATTCAGTTTGACGCTGTCCCACCCGAAAACCAAAGGCTGCTCTATACGTTGAGTCACCGAGCCTTTTGGTAGGGTGATTGACGCGTTAAGCTCTGGTGCTTGATTCGGCGCCCATTTCGCCCAGACTAAACCATCAAGTGAGCCTGCCAGTTCGGTATTTTCTGGTAAGAACATCGCCAACTGTTTAAAGTTAAACTGGTTGATCGAAAGCTGAGCTTCCCCACTGGTGCCAACTTGAATATCTTTATCTAAACAAATATTTGAACTGTCCTGTCGCCAACAGTGCGCAGCGACAAATGCCTGTTGCGTCGCCATATCAAAGCCAAGACGAGTGGCTTCTTCAAGACGCCATTCCCCTTGCTCACTACGCAGATCCATGCGCTGTAATTGCCCTGTCCACTTAACTTCTGGCTGTGTAATCACATTGCCACTCAGTGCTAAACTGGTGGTTAACAGCGATGAATTCACATCTAAGGTGACTTCATGGGCTTGCTCAGTGCCCGAAGCCTCAAGTGTCACATCATCAATTATCGTGCCTTGATAATTGATGCCTTTCACAACTAACTGAGCGTTACCATGGGGGGCTGGGAGTGGTGTTACATCCCCCTTAAGTAACAGTGAATCAACTTGCGCTTCGCCACGCCAATCGATCTTATTCACGGTTAGATCGGCAATCACTTGTGGTTCAGCCAACTTACCGCTCATCTGAATAGAGCCCATGGCACTGCCTTTGAGCTCAGGGACTGATTTGGCTAATTCAGGCAGGTTGAGACGTACATCCATGTCCCACTGCTGCTCTAACATACCGTTCGCTTCAATCGAGTTAGGACCATGAGACAGCACCAATTTTGGTGTTTGCAATGAAAGAATGCCTTTCCCTTTGCGATCGGAGACGTCCAATGAACCGATAATATTGAGTGGGTATTGACGCAAAATACCATCAATATCCAGCATCGGTAGTGAGACTTGCCAACCACCTTGCTTGGTTAAGCTACCGGTTGTACTTAACTTGCCACTAATATTGCCTTCTGCTTGCTGCCATTGCAGCCCGGGCTGAATATTATCGAGCGAGAGATCCGCGGACCAATTTAACGGCGCCTGCCAATTGACCATCGCTTGCCCTGCCACTGAGCCACCCAAACTGTTTATCTTCAGAGCGGTCAGGGTCAGCTGTGATAAATCACCCTTACCCTTCAAGTCGAGCGCCACATCTGGGATTTGTTTGCCCTGTGCCTTCCCTTGCAGTGCGACCTGATAACCTTTCAACGATCCTTTGCCACTAAAACTCGTGACATCCGCTTGGTAATCTGCCGCGCCACTCAATGGCCACTGCGCTTTTAATTGATCGACCGTGATGGCAAATGGCACCTCCGGATCTAACGGCTCTACATTCGCTTCGATATCTGCGGTAATGAGTTTGCGCAGTTTGGCTTGTAACGCTAACTTCTCAACACTGCCATCCGCACTTAATTCCACCTGCTGACCTTTAACAGGATCAATACCAAGCGTGGCTTTGACATCCAGATCGAGTGGATAGCCTTGCTTTAATGTCACTTTGCCCTTGAGATCGCCCTTCACCTCCGGCATATCCAACTCTAAAGTCGAAACCGTCACATCATAGCCGGCAGCAATCGCCGATAAACCAAGGTGCTTAACGATCACCGGAGAAGCTTGATCGAGTTTAAATTTATTCACATCCAAGCGTGATAGCTCGATGGCCAGTGGTAGCTCAACATCGGGTAATACAATCACACTAGGCTCAGTGTTGTTTGATGCAGCTTGAGGCGCAGGATCATTCGCCGTAGGTGCGAGTTTGATATAAGGATCGTAAAGTAAGGTTTTATCTACCTTTAAACGGTTACCTTGAAACAGCAACCCGGTCTCAAAAACTCGCCACTGGATATGATTACCCAGTACATCCAGCTCAATATCTTCGAGCAAAATCTTACTCACGCGAATTGGGATTGGCGTTGTAATTGCACCACTCGAACTCTGTTCTGGTTGCGTGGTTTCACTCGTGGCAGGTAATTGAGTTAAAGAAAACTTAACGCCTTGCAATGCTATCTCATCAACACACAGGCTTGGCTCCGTTAAACATGCCGCACGAACCGCTAACGTCACTGAGTCAATCGAGGTATCGACATGCAATTGTTCATCTTGGTAGCGCACTTGCTTTAATGTGAAACGAGGGAAAATTGCCCCTTGATATTCCCCAACTTGGAGTTGTGGAACAAATCGCTCGGCAGTAGAAAGCACCACGCCAAGCCCAGAATGCGTAAACAGTAGAAAGCTCAGTGCCAGCATGATCGCTAACACCAAGCCCAATAGAGATAAAGATAGCCACTTTGACCACTTTAATACCATCTTGGTCATAGTTCAGGACCTAAAGTAAAGTGCAATTGGAATTCATCACCTGGGTTGGCATCAAGACCCCAAGCAAAATCTAAACGAACCGGACCAACCGGTGATGCCCAGCGAATACCAACACCGACACCACGCTTAAAATCAGGCTTATCGTTGAAAGCATCACCATAATCGTAGAACATCGCGCCCCACCAGTTGCCGACCACACGATAGTTGTATTCCAGTGAAGTCACCGCAACGAACTTGGCACCGGTTAACGCACCACTGCTATCGCGTGGCGAGATGGATTCATAGCCATAACCACGTAGATTGTTATCACCACCAGCAAAGAAACGCAGCGATGGCGACAACTTGTCAAAGTCATCAACAATATTGGCACCACCACCAAAACGGAGAATGCCGCGATGGTTTTCACCGGCACTGCGAATCCACGACATACCACCAATCAAACGCAGCACCTCTGTTTCTGATAGTGCTTTGGGGTTGCCATACTCGACCGTCAGTGTTTGCTTATCACCCCAATAAGGCATCGCACCACCGCGCGCACGAGTGCGGTTAAACGAGATGCCAGGTAGCAAGAACTGAGCATTATCGTCTTGAATACCCTGCTCATAGTTTTCGAGCAAGTAACGAATAAATAGCGTTCGATGCCAACCATTATCCAACGTCCAGTGACGCTCAAGGGCTAAATTGGATTCCAAACTCTTGGTATCACGGTTGTCGACATTCTTCATGCCATATTGAATACGGTAATAATCATTGAGGACGTCTTCCAATGGAATACGATAGCCCGCCGTGATGGTTTGCTCGGGTTTAGACAGAGAAAAGCTACTATCAAAACTATGACCTCGAGAGTTCACCCAAGGTTTTTTCCATTTCAACGAGCCTCGCACCCCCACATCGGTGGAGTAACCAATACCGGTTTCCAACTTATTACGCGCTTGAGGTGCGAGAGAGACTTTGATTGGTAGCTCACGCCCTTCACCGAGCATACTCAAATCTGGCTCAACAAATACCGAAGAGAACCAGTCAGTATTAGAGAGATTTTGGTTGTATTCCCCCACTTGAGAAACTAAGTAGGGCTCACCTTTCTCATAAGGCTCAAGTGAATGAACGCGATCTTCTTCAATTTGGCTGCCAGTAATGATGGTGTCGCCAAAGTGATAGCGAATACCACTGTCATACTGCAGTTTGATGTAGGCTTGATTTAATTCGGGCGCAACTTCTAAACGGCTAAGCTGAAAGTCACCATCAAAATAGCCTTTCTGCAAAGCGAGATTACGAATGCCAGATTTCAGCGCATCGTAAGCGCCATGATTAAGGCGCTTACCGACTTTCAACCCGCTATTTTTAACTAGGTTAGCAAAATCTTTGTCTTGCTTTGCTTCGCCTTCAAATACGATATCCAACTGCTCAATTAAGGTTGGCTCCCCTTTGGTTACCTTAACCGTTAATTGGTTACCCTTATCTGACACCTGAAAATCAAACTTAGGATGGTAATAACCTAAAGCGTTAAGTGCCTCAGTAATGCTGCGTTCTAAACGCGCTTGAAAACGCAGAGAAGTGTCATACTCTTTCTCTGGAATCGAAGATAGATAGACCTCGACGTTCTCTTCTACTTTGCCTTTTAAGCCTTCAATCGATAGCTTCACACCACTTGCCATCACTGTAGTCGGAATACAGAGCAGA is part of the Vibrio ponticus genome and harbors:
- the tamB gene encoding autotransporter assembly complex protein TamB; translation: MTKMVLKWSKWLSLSLLGLVLAIMLALSFLLFTHSGLGVVLSTAERFVPQLQVGEYQGAIFPRFTLKQVRYQDEQLHVDTSIDSVTLAVRAACLTEPSLCVDEIALQGVKFSLTQLPATSETTQPEQSSSGAITTPIPIRVSKILLEDIELDVLGNHIQWRVFETGLLFQGNRLKVDKTLLYDPYIKLAPTANDPAPQAASNNTEPSVIVLPDVELPLAIELSRLDVNKFKLDQASPVIVKHLGLSAIAAGYDVTVSTLELDMPEVKGDLKGKVTLKQGYPLDLDVKATLGIDPVKGQQVELSADGSVEKLALQAKLRKLITADIEANVEPLDPEVPFAITVDQLKAQWPLSGAADYQADVTSFSGKGSLKGYQVALQGKAQGKQIPDVALDLKGKGDLSQLTLTALKINSLGGSVAGQAMVNWQAPLNWSADLSLDNIQPGLQWQQAEGNISGKLSTTGSLTKQGGWQVSLPMLDIDGILRQYPLNIIGSLDVSDRKGKGILSLQTPKLVLSHGPNSIEANGMLEQQWDMDVRLNLPELAKSVPELKGSAMGSIQMSGKLAEPQVIADLTVNKIDWRGEAQVDSLLLKGDVTPLPAPHGNAQLVVKGINYQGTIIDDVTLEASGTEQAHEVTLDVNSSLLTTSLALSGNVITQPEVKWTGQLQRMDLRSEQGEWRLEEATRLGFDMATQQAFVAAHCWRQDSSNICLDKDIQVGTSGEAQLSINQFNFKQLAMFLPENTELAGSLDGLVWAKWAPNQAPELNASITLPKGSVTQRIEQPLVFGWDSVKLNTTIANGRLQADWVFDITDNGDISGELTIPDIQAQDKQIDGRLALGTFNLDFLNVLVGEYSQLKSNIETDLKISGPLLHPRVNGQFKIDDMLLKGDISPIEVDSGGLTLNFTGYDATIDAALQTPDGQLKVIGDANWQDLKDWRSQMRVYAEELKVVVPPMVKIKVIPDMTISASPKHARIDGKIALPWGRIVIDELPPSAVSVSKDQVIVDAQGKPIKEDTTVPFDIETNINIKIGDDFKLSAFGLEGGLIGDLNVTQKNKGPFIVGEVNIEDGSYKSFGQDLLITEGKILMNGPADQPYVQIKAIRNPDNTQDDVTAGVQVTGPADDPQLTIFSDPAMPQANALSYLLRGQDIDGEAGGNAMTTTLIGLSLAKSGKVVGEIGEAFGVQDLQLDTAGSGDDSQVTVSGYVLPGLQVKYGVGIFDSVGEFTVRYRLMKDLYLEAVSGLDSAVDLLYQFEFN
- the tamA gene encoding autotransporter assembly complex protein TamA, translated to MIKKPLALAIALLCIPTTVMASGVKLSIEGLKGKVEENVEVYLSSIPEKEYDTSLRFQARLERSITEALNALGYYHPKFDFQVSDKGNQLTVKVTKGEPTLIEQLDIVFEGEAKQDKDFANLVKNSGLKVGKRLNHGAYDALKSGIRNLALQKGYFDGDFQLSRLEVAPELNQAYIKLQYDSGIRYHFGDTIITGSQIEEDRVHSLEPYEKGEPYLVSQVGEYNQNLSNTDWFSSVFVEPDLSMLGEGRELPIKVSLAPQARNKLETGIGYSTDVGVRGSLKWKKPWVNSRGHSFDSSFSLSKPEQTITAGYRIPLEDVLNDYYRIQYGMKNVDNRDTKSLESNLALERHWTLDNGWHRTLFIRYLLENYEQGIQDDNAQFLLPGISFNRTRARGGAMPYWGDKQTLTVEYGNPKALSETEVLRLIGGMSWIRSAGENHRGILRFGGGANIVDDFDKLSPSLRFFAGGDNNLRGYGYESISPRDSSGALTGAKFVAVTSLEYNYRVVGNWWGAMFYDYGDAFNDKPDFKRGVGVGIRWASPVGPVRLDFAWGLDANPGDEFQLHFTLGPEL